From one Coxiella-like endosymbiont genomic stretch:
- a CDS encoding DUF502 domain-containing protein: protein MKGKPFIRRYLIAGLLVWLPIWVTFIVIRFLVDLLDSTLRLLPHRYQPEQLFGHDFPGLGLIFTLIIILLTGLLVTNFIGRQFISWWEKILARIPLVRSIYIAVKQVTHAFVQPKGQSFRKVVLVEFPRRGTWSVGFVTANDFKEMPLEEKDILAVFVPTTPNPTSGFLMLASQKDVIDLNISIEEAFQMIISLGVVTPTIKPPSPNL, encoded by the coding sequence ATGAAAGGAAAACCATTTATCCGACGTTACTTAATTGCAGGCTTACTCGTTTGGCTACCCATTTGGGTAACGTTTATTGTTATTCGTTTCCTAGTTGATCTTTTAGACAGCACTTTACGCCTTCTACCTCATCGTTACCAACCTGAACAATTATTTGGCCATGACTTCCCAGGTCTCGGGTTAATTTTCACCTTAATAATTATCTTACTGACAGGTTTATTAGTTACTAACTTTATTGGTCGTCAATTTATTAGTTGGTGGGAGAAAATACTAGCCCGTATCCCTCTCGTTCGCAGTATTTACATAGCAGTAAAACAAGTTACCCATGCTTTTGTTCAACCCAAAGGTCAATCTTTTCGAAAAGTGGTATTAGTCGAATTTCCACGTCGAGGCACCTGGAGCGTGGGTTTTGTGACCGCTAACGATTTTAAGGAAATGCCTTTAGAGGAAAAAGACATCCTAGCAGTTTTCGTGCCCACGACTCCCAACCCAACATCGGGCTTTCTAATGTTGGCTTCTCAGAAAGACGTTATTGATCTCAATATTTCGATTGAAGAAGCGTTCCAAATGATTATTTCGCTGGGCGTCGTTACGCCAACCATCAAGCCACCATCGCCCAATTTATAA
- a CDS encoding YebC/PmpR family DNA-binding transcriptional regulator produces MAGHSKWANIKHAKALQDTKRGKVFTKLIREITVAARLGGEDINSNPRLRAVVDKAFNANMPKDTINRAIKRGAGAGAADNLIEVRYEGYGSRGVAVMVDCLTDNRNRTVAEMRHAFSKCGGNLGVEGSVSYLFKQQGLITFAPGNNEEKIIEVALEAGADDVNTNDDGSIDVLTSPQVFENAREAMKAANLIPSHAEVTVLASTEVKLDKKSSEQMERLTEILEDLDDVQNVYSNADYPEEVLE; encoded by the coding sequence ATGGCTGGACATAGTAAATGGGCTAATATTAAGCACGCGAAAGCTCTCCAGGACACCAAACGCGGCAAAGTTTTTACTAAACTGATTCGCGAAATTACTGTAGCTGCCCGTTTGGGAGGCGAAGATATAAATTCTAACCCTCGATTGCGCGCCGTAGTCGATAAAGCATTTAATGCTAACATGCCGAAAGATACCATCAATCGGGCTATTAAACGTGGTGCAGGAGCAGGAGCTGCCGATAATTTAATCGAAGTCCGCTATGAAGGGTATGGGTCTCGCGGTGTAGCTGTAATGGTGGATTGTTTAACTGATAACCGAAATCGTACAGTGGCTGAAATGCGCCATGCCTTCAGCAAGTGCGGAGGTAATTTGGGAGTAGAAGGATCCGTTTCTTATCTATTCAAACAACAAGGACTCATCACCTTTGCTCCAGGAAATAATGAAGAAAAAATTATAGAGGTCGCTTTGGAGGCTGGTGCTGACGATGTAAATACGAATGACGATGGTAGTATCGATGTGCTAACAAGTCCTCAAGTCTTTGAGAATGCGCGTGAAGCCATGAAGGCCGCCAACCTTATTCCTTCTCATGCTGAAGTTACTGTGCTTGCTTCAACGGAAGTTAAACTGGATAAAAAAAGTTCCGAACAAATGGAGCGATTGACAGAAATATTAGAAGATCTTGACGATGTCCAAAATGTTTATTCTAACGCGGATTATCCCGAGGAAGTGTTAGAATAG
- the ruvC gene encoding crossover junction endodeoxyribonuclease RuvC: MAQPKRIIIGIDPGSRVTGYGIIWSQGSRQGCITFGQIKTQDESLNYRLQEIEEGLRNVIATHQPNEAAIEQVFTFHNHQSALKLGQARGAALVATAVYALPVTEYSARQIKQAVVGYGAATKAQVQHMIRMLLQLEKAPPADAADALAIALCHAISFCLTEKLMRA; encoded by the coding sequence ATGGCCCAACCGAAGCGAATTATAATTGGCATCGATCCAGGATCACGAGTTACCGGCTACGGAATTATTTGGTCGCAAGGTTCTCGACAAGGTTGTATAACATTCGGGCAAATTAAAACACAGGACGAATCTTTGAATTATCGACTCCAAGAAATCGAGGAAGGATTACGTAACGTCATCGCTACTCATCAACCCAACGAAGCCGCTATCGAGCAGGTATTCACTTTTCATAATCATCAATCGGCTTTAAAACTGGGACAGGCTCGCGGTGCCGCTCTCGTAGCTACTGCGGTTTATGCCTTACCTGTCACTGAATACAGTGCTCGTCAAATCAAACAAGCCGTCGTAGGCTATGGGGCAGCTACAAAAGCACAAGTGCAACATATGATTCGAATGCTGTTACAATTGGAAAAAGCGCCGCCGGCCGATGCGGCTGATGCATTGGCGATTGCTTTATGCCATGCAATCAGTTTCTGTTTGACCGAAAAATTAATGCGGGCTTGA
- the ruvA gene encoding Holliday junction branch migration protein RuvA, translated as MIGQLRGIILEKQHPYLLLEVSGVGYEIAAPLSTFQCLPNIGEEIVLYTHLVVREDAHTLYGFHNERDRRLFRALIKVNGVGPKLALTILSGIGLDEFVSCIINQDIHQLIRIPGIGRKTAERLIIETKDALTSWQLNIISHNETNAPLASSTQDAISALIALGYKPKEAKRAINAVQEPELTSEDLIRQALKKIVAGV; from the coding sequence ATGATTGGACAGCTTCGAGGAATTATTCTTGAAAAACAACATCCTTATTTATTACTCGAAGTGAGCGGAGTGGGCTATGAAATCGCAGCACCTTTATCGACATTTCAATGCCTCCCCAATATTGGTGAAGAAATAGTTCTTTATACTCATCTTGTTGTTCGCGAAGATGCTCATACACTGTATGGCTTCCATAACGAACGTGACCGTCGTTTATTTCGCGCGTTAATTAAAGTAAATGGTGTTGGGCCGAAATTAGCATTAACAATATTGTCCGGTATTGGCCTAGATGAATTTGTGTCTTGTATTATCAACCAAGATATTCATCAATTAATAAGAATTCCAGGAATTGGCCGAAAAACGGCGGAACGTTTAATTATTGAAACAAAAGATGCTTTAACAAGCTGGCAGTTGAATATAATTTCTCATAACGAAACTAATGCACCCCTTGCCAGTTCCACTCAAGATGCTATTAGCGCTTTAATTGCGTTAGGCTATAAACCTAAAGAAGCAAAGCGTGCCATCAATGCAGTGCAGGAACCAGAGTTAACGAGTGAGGACTTAATTCGCCAAGCATTAAAAAAAATAGTAGCAGGAGTATAA
- the ruvB gene encoding Holliday junction branch migration DNA helicase RuvB gives MENHLIDISAEPSEPVPVIEHSIRPRRLNDYIGQLAIREQMNIFIRAAIKRREALDHVLIFGPPGLGKTTLAHIIAHEMRAGLKQTSGPVLERAGDLAALLTNLEPHDVLFIDEIHRLNPAVEEVLYPALEDFQLNIIIGEGPAARSIKLDLPPFTLVGATTRTGLLTSPLRDRFGIVQRLEFYRVDDLVRIVSRAANILGVHIEEKGAREIARRSRGTPRIANRLLRRVRDFAQVQASGIITENIAKEALDLLNVDTRGLDLMDRKLLHNIIEKFQGGPVGIESLAAAICEERGTIEDVIEPYLIQEGFILRTPRGRIATEQTYYHFKLPAPHLLASQEQLAIED, from the coding sequence ATGGAAAATCACTTAATTGATATCTCTGCGGAGCCGAGTGAACCTGTACCTGTAATAGAACATTCCATTCGTCCCCGGCGATTAAATGATTATATCGGTCAATTAGCTATACGGGAACAAATGAATATCTTTATTCGTGCAGCAATTAAACGGCGGGAAGCGTTAGATCATGTTTTAATTTTTGGTCCCCCGGGATTGGGTAAAACAACCCTAGCCCATATTATTGCCCATGAAATGCGAGCGGGATTAAAACAAACTTCGGGGCCCGTGTTAGAAAGAGCAGGTGATTTAGCGGCTTTACTTACGAATCTTGAGCCGCACGATGTGTTATTTATTGACGAAATTCATCGATTAAATCCAGCTGTTGAAGAGGTGTTGTATCCAGCGTTAGAAGACTTTCAATTGAATATCATTATTGGCGAAGGTCCTGCGGCTCGTTCAATTAAATTGGATTTACCGCCTTTTACTTTAGTGGGCGCCACTACGCGTACAGGGCTATTAACCTCCCCTCTACGTGATCGTTTTGGGATTGTCCAACGTCTGGAATTTTACCGCGTCGACGATTTAGTTCGCATAGTAAGTCGAGCAGCCAATATTTTAGGGGTGCATATTGAGGAAAAAGGTGCCCGAGAAATTGCTCGCCGTTCCAGAGGCACCCCTCGTATTGCAAATCGGTTGCTTCGGCGAGTTCGTGACTTTGCACAAGTCCAAGCTTCCGGAATCATTACCGAAAATATCGCTAAGGAGGCGCTAGATTTATTAAATGTTGATACTCGTGGTTTAGATTTGATGGATCGAAAATTACTTCACAATATTATTGAAAAATTCCAAGGAGGCCCTGTCGGAATCGAGAGTCTCGCGGCGGCTATTTGTGAGGAACGTGGTACTATCGAAGACGTCATCGAACCTTATTTAATTCAAGAAGGCTTTATTCTTCGTACACCTCGAGGTCGTATCGCTACGGAACAAACCTACTATCATTTCAAATTACCCGCGCCTCACCTTCTCGCTTCGCAAGAACAACTAGCCATCGAGGACTAA
- the tolQ gene encoding protein TolQ, translating into MDELTLWSFISNASFVVKLLISLLFLASIASWAIIFQRLLLLRQTRKEIKKFEHLFWSGTNLTTLYHQLAEKKNKLSSTASIFFAGFNEFSRLRQESHPNPEAILEGTQRAMRIAQRRAVDFLERNLNFLATVGSTSPYVGLFGTVLGIMTSFRALGAVQQVTISMVAPGISEALIATAAGLFAAIPAVIAYNRFTNGLEQITQAYDNFQEEFLTLLHRKSYSVREENAQATIS; encoded by the coding sequence ATGGACGAACTCACTCTATGGAGTTTTATCAGTAATGCCAGCTTTGTTGTTAAACTCTTAATTTCTCTTTTATTTCTGGCTTCTATTGCTTCATGGGCCATTATTTTTCAACGGCTTCTCTTATTACGCCAAACTCGCAAAGAAATAAAGAAGTTTGAACATCTTTTTTGGTCTGGGACCAATTTAACTACGCTATATCATCAACTCGCAGAAAAAAAGAATAAACTCTCAAGTACGGCTAGCATTTTTTTCGCTGGATTTAATGAATTCTCTCGTTTGCGACAAGAATCCCATCCCAATCCGGAGGCTATTTTAGAAGGAACGCAACGCGCCATGCGTATTGCCCAAAGACGGGCAGTAGATTTTTTGGAACGTAATTTGAATTTTTTAGCAACAGTCGGTTCAACCAGTCCTTATGTAGGATTGTTTGGGACGGTGTTAGGGATAATGACCTCGTTTCGAGCTTTAGGCGCTGTCCAACAGGTTACTATTTCTATGGTAGCTCCTGGAATTTCAGAAGCCTTAATTGCAACCGCCGCAGGGCTTTTCGCTGCTATACCCGCTGTAATTGCTTACAATCGCTTTACCAACGGGTTAGAACAAATAACTCAAGCTTATGATAATTTCCAAGAAGAATTTTTAACTCTATTACATCGAAAATCTTATAGTGTAAGGGAAGAAAATGCGCAAGCGACCATTAGCTGA
- the tolR gene encoding protein TolR has protein sequence MRKRPLAEINVVPYIDVMLVLLVIFMITASLLTQGVNVKLPQAAAKTLCPQQEAPIIVSIDSHGSYFLNIAKEPSQPITTQDLVTRVAAALQLANQNHQKQEIYVKGDKEVDYGKVVQMMVLLQYAGASNIGLMTQNPPS, from the coding sequence ATGCGCAAGCGACCATTAGCTGAGATCAATGTGGTTCCGTACATTGATGTCATGTTAGTTTTATTGGTTATTTTTATGATAACTGCATCGCTTTTAACACAAGGCGTTAATGTCAAGCTTCCGCAAGCCGCTGCGAAAACACTTTGTCCACAGCAAGAAGCCCCCATCATTGTCAGTATTGATAGTCACGGAAGTTATTTTCTTAATATTGCAAAAGAACCCTCTCAGCCAATTACAACTCAAGATTTAGTTACTCGAGTCGCCGCAGCTTTACAATTGGCTAACCAAAATCATCAAAAACAAGAAATCTATGTGAAAGGTGATAAGGAAGTAGACTATGGAAAAGTCGTTCAAATGATGGTGTTATTGCAATATGCTGGCGCCAGCAATATAGGACTCATGACTCAAAATCCACCCTCTTAA
- a CDS encoding L,D-transpeptidase family protein has product MIIKIFRLFCLFFLFSVVFPTFTIPFLLPSKKNDLFGQIQFATVQNGDTFSSIAQHYDVGYYELVETNPEVDPDHPIPGTVLIIPTQYLLPHIPRNGIVINLAAMRLFYFPKRKNYFYTFPVGIGKFNWSTPLGKLQIIQKIKNPVWVVPDSIFRYRQEQGDPVPKVVPSGSDNPLGYYALRLSEPTYLIHGTNDLGSVGRRSSAGCIHLYPDDIKALFNMVNVNTPVLIINQPYVAGWNEGKLYIEAHLPLEEQREKLLANTSEIVTGLVNSLSKTDKATYQIDWQKVNEIVKEHIGVPTSVSYATAGF; this is encoded by the coding sequence ATGATCATAAAAATTTTTCGTTTATTTTGTTTGTTTTTTTTGTTTTCTGTAGTTTTTCCCACCTTTACAATTCCTTTTCTTTTACCGTCAAAGAAAAACGATTTATTTGGGCAAATTCAATTTGCCACTGTCCAAAACGGAGATACATTTTCGTCGATTGCCCAACATTATGATGTCGGTTATTACGAACTTGTGGAAACAAATCCCGAAGTTGATCCAGATCATCCGATACCGGGAACGGTTTTAATTATTCCAACTCAATATTTATTGCCTCACATTCCACGAAACGGCATCGTCATCAATTTAGCCGCTATGCGTCTCTTTTATTTTCCGAAAAGAAAGAATTATTTTTATACTTTTCCTGTAGGGATTGGAAAATTTAATTGGTCTACTCCGTTAGGAAAGTTGCAGATAATTCAAAAAATTAAAAACCCTGTTTGGGTTGTTCCTGACAGTATTTTTCGTTATCGTCAAGAACAAGGCGATCCAGTACCAAAAGTGGTCCCTTCCGGTTCCGACAATCCGCTAGGTTATTATGCCTTGCGCTTATCCGAACCTACTTATTTAATCCATGGTACAAACGATCTGGGAAGCGTGGGCCGAAGAAGTAGTGCAGGCTGTATCCATTTGTATCCCGATGATATTAAAGCTCTGTTTAATATGGTGAATGTAAATACTCCCGTTTTGATTATTAATCAACCTTATGTAGCTGGTTGGAATGAAGGGAAGCTGTATATCGAGGCCCACCTACCTTTGGAAGAACAACGCGAGAAACTATTGGCAAATACTTCAGAAATAGTCACAGGACTCGTTAATAGTCTTTCAAAAACAGATAAGGCAACTTATCAAATCGATTGGCAGAAGGTGAATGAAATTGTAAAAGAACACATTGGTGTTCCGACTTCTGTCAGTTATGCGACGGCTGGGTTTTAG
- the zapE gene encoding AFG1/ZapE family ATPase codes for MSGLLTALFVRKIYFIASSNIPPDNLYKEGLQREQFLLPISLIKEHTEIFHLSSS; via the coding sequence GTGAGTGGTTTATTAACAGCCTTGTTTGTTCGGAAAATTTATTTCATCGCAAGCTCAAATATTCCTCCGGATAATCTTTACAAAGAAGGATTACAACGTGAGCAATTTCTTCTGCCAATTAGCCTGATTAAAGAACATACCGAAATTTTTCATTTAAGCTCTTCGTAA
- the zapE gene encoding AFG1/ZapE family ATPase gives MDVFYDVKTRLLISAQGDIKSPYPEGPPLRFEFARTQSRLIEMQSRDYLWRITIRRSKV, from the coding sequence GTGGACGTTTTTTATGATGTAAAAACTCGTCTGCTTATTTCAGCACAAGGAGATATTAAATCCCCTTATCCGGAGGGGCCGCCGCTTCGATTTGAATTCGCTCGGACTCAGTCCCGGCTAATAGAAATGCAATCTAGGGATTACTTATGGAGGATCACGATAAGAAGAAGTAAAGTATAA
- the nhaA gene encoding Na+/H+ antiporter NhaA: MQVRTLREFLKLESSGGIVLFIAAVFALILENTPCRTYYEALFNVPLSIQLGPLQLTKPLLLWINDGLMTLFFLLVGLEIKREMFEGELNSLTKASLPAIAGLGGMVVPALIYIAFNWSDPISLRGWAIPAATDIAFSLGILSLLGNRLPIGLKIFLTALAIFDDIGAILIIAIFYTHHISLILLLSTSLLLGLLFLLNRLRVTTITAYILIGVALWFCVLKSGVHATLAGIVLAFAIPIRDRENPRISPLRNLEHKLHSLVAFGVLPVFAFLNAGVSFAGMGLDNLFSPVTWGIALGLFLGKQIGIWSASWLGIKAGWAHMPHGGNWRSLYGISLVAGVGFTMSLFIGTLAFGSVGQHYPAMVRLGVITGSFIAGISGYLILYFTSSYRDPP, encoded by the coding sequence TTGCAAGTCCGAACACTGCGCGAATTTCTTAAGTTAGAATCCAGTGGTGGTATTGTTCTTTTTATCGCGGCTGTCTTTGCGCTGATTCTTGAGAATACACCATGTCGTACTTATTACGAGGCCTTGTTTAATGTCCCTCTGAGTATTCAATTAGGCCCGTTGCAATTAACCAAACCCTTATTATTATGGATTAATGATGGATTAATGACGCTTTTCTTTTTATTAGTGGGTTTGGAAATTAAACGAGAAATGTTTGAAGGAGAGCTTAACAGTCTTACTAAAGCTTCGCTACCCGCAATAGCAGGACTAGGGGGGATGGTGGTCCCAGCTTTAATCTATATTGCTTTTAATTGGAGCGATCCTATCTCTCTACGGGGGTGGGCAATTCCTGCCGCCACTGATATTGCGTTTTCATTAGGAATTTTGTCGTTATTAGGAAACCGATTACCTATCGGCCTCAAGATATTTTTAACAGCTTTGGCTATTTTTGATGACATTGGCGCAATTCTTATTATTGCAATTTTTTATACGCATCATATTTCCTTAATTCTCTTGCTAAGCACGAGTCTGCTTTTAGGATTATTGTTTCTATTAAATCGATTACGTGTGACAACGATCACGGCTTATATTCTGATTGGAGTTGCTTTGTGGTTTTGCGTTTTAAAATCTGGTGTTCACGCTACCTTAGCTGGTATTGTCTTAGCTTTTGCGATTCCAATCCGCGATCGGGAAAATCCACGAATTTCGCCATTGCGCAATTTGGAACATAAATTACACTCCTTGGTAGCTTTCGGAGTGCTGCCGGTATTTGCTTTTTTGAATGCAGGTGTTTCTTTTGCGGGGATGGGTTTAGACAATTTATTCAGCCCAGTCACATGGGGAATTGCTCTAGGCTTATTTTTAGGGAAACAAATTGGAATTTGGTCGGCCTCTTGGCTGGGTATCAAAGCAGGTTGGGCTCACATGCCACATGGTGGGAATTGGCGTTCCCTTTATGGCATAAGTTTGGTAGCAGGTGTAGGTTTTACTATGAGTTTATTTATTGGAACCCTCGCATTTGGCTCCGTTGGACAGCATTATCCTGCAATGGTGCGATTAGGTGTTATTACTGGTTCCTTCATCGCAGGAATATCGGGTTATCTAATTTTATACTTTACTTCTTCTTATCGTGATCCTCCATAA
- the rpsU gene encoding 30S ribosomal protein S21 has translation MPMIEVADSNAFDVAMRRFKRACEKAGILTKLRQIEYYEKPTSKRKRKRAAAVKRYAKKIQKEREALERERTRY, from the coding sequence ATGCCAATGATAGAAGTGGCTGATAGTAATGCTTTTGATGTCGCTATGCGGCGCTTTAAACGAGCCTGTGAAAAAGCGGGTATCCTTACCAAATTACGTCAAATAGAATATTACGAAAAGCCTACAAGCAAACGTAAGCGAAAACGAGCTGCTGCTGTGAAGCGCTACGCGAAGAAAATTCAGAAAGAAAGGGAAGCACTAGAACGCGAGCGGACCCGCTATTAA
- a CDS encoding GatB/YqeY domain-containing protein has product MKTAMRAQEKDRLSTIRLLIAAIKQREIDNPKGRDGNGLEESDAIKVIKKIIKQRREFIRQYESSNRPDLAEKEQHEIEILESYLPDIISETEIDTLIQKAIEETQESSIKDMGKRV; this is encoded by the coding sequence ATGAAAACTGCTATGCGGGCACAAGAGAAGGACCGTCTAAGTACTATTCGTTTGTTAATTGCAGCAATTAAGCAACGTGAAATCGATAACCCCAAAGGACGAGATGGTAATGGGTTGGAAGAGAGCGACGCAATTAAAGTAATCAAAAAAATAATCAAACAACGTCGTGAGTTCATTAGGCAATATGAAAGCAGTAATCGGCCCGATCTCGCTGAGAAAGAACAACACGAAATTGAAATACTAGAAAGTTACCTTCCTGACATTATAAGCGAAACGGAAATTGATACGCTGATTCAGAAAGCTATTGAAGAGACCCAGGAGAGCTCAATAAAAGATATGGGGAAAAGGGTATAA
- the dnaG gene encoding DNA primase, with translation MRRIPQSFIQDLLSRIDIVELIQSRVSLKKRGRNYLGLCPFHNEKTPSFTVSPAKQFYYCFGCGASGNAINFLMAFDRTEFVETITDLSAQFSLEISLEARHSNSPKQEEYYSLLAKIARYYQQQLKRSPIAINYLKSRGLTGEIAKQFALGYAPSNWENLKAFTKNSKIKVQLITNGLLIKKDHRLFDRFRHRIIFPIRDVQSGRIIAFGGRALGNDQPKYMNSPETPIFHKGNELYGLYEARKKQANLSCFLIVEGYMDVISLHQHQIPYAVATMGTATNTQHLKKLLRYVNEIVYCFDGDNAGRRAAWRALTESLPLMRDGIHIRFLFLPEEEDPDSLIRKIGKDAFEAKIKAALPLSEVFFEHLQREIPLHSIADKANFAKKALEYLNTMPKGLFYQLLIKELAKRLAVEIDEIHSLIEDNEDNSEKGRTSPNHSSSPSQVLSLAYHAISILAQIPSLVALIPKDFLPISISNMPDMQLLFKVVTLLTKQQINSTAELLALWPDSQEHQLIADLVGRRLLEEARLSTDDLAIELKDAIQRLKEQAEKEKTWQLLRRKNLKKELDETVN, from the coding sequence ATGCGACGTATCCCACAATCTTTCATTCAAGATCTGTTATCTCGTATTGATATTGTGGAATTAATTCAGTCGCGTGTAAGTCTGAAAAAGAGAGGTCGCAACTATTTAGGGCTTTGTCCTTTTCATAATGAGAAAACACCCTCATTTACTGTCAGCCCTGCGAAACAATTCTATTATTGTTTCGGGTGCGGGGCTAGTGGAAATGCTATCAATTTTTTAATGGCATTCGATCGTACTGAATTTGTTGAAACCATTACAGATTTATCTGCTCAATTTAGCCTGGAAATTTCCCTAGAAGCTCGACATTCTAACTCACCCAAACAAGAAGAGTATTATAGCCTTTTAGCAAAAATTGCTCGTTATTATCAACAACAATTGAAACGTTCACCAATCGCTATTAATTATTTAAAATCGCGCGGCCTCACGGGCGAGATTGCCAAACAATTTGCCCTTGGATATGCACCGTCGAATTGGGAGAATTTAAAAGCATTTACTAAGAATTCTAAAATTAAAGTTCAACTAATTACCAACGGATTGCTCATTAAAAAAGATCATCGTCTCTTCGACCGTTTTCGTCATCGGATCATCTTCCCTATTCGCGACGTTCAGAGCGGCCGTATTATCGCTTTTGGAGGACGAGCTTTAGGTAACGACCAACCTAAATACATGAATTCCCCAGAAACGCCAATTTTTCACAAAGGCAACGAGTTATATGGGCTGTATGAAGCCCGAAAAAAACAAGCTAATTTGTCTTGCTTTCTAATTGTAGAAGGTTATATGGATGTTATTTCTCTTCATCAACATCAGATTCCTTACGCTGTGGCTACGATGGGCACAGCAACTAATACTCAACATTTAAAAAAATTATTGCGGTATGTCAATGAAATCGTCTACTGCTTTGACGGCGATAATGCAGGACGGCGAGCTGCATGGCGAGCGCTTACCGAAAGCCTGCCTTTAATGCGCGATGGTATTCATATCCGTTTCTTATTTTTACCCGAAGAAGAAGATCCCGATAGTTTAATTCGCAAGATTGGCAAAGATGCTTTCGAAGCAAAAATAAAAGCAGCATTGCCATTGAGTGAGGTGTTCTTTGAACATTTGCAAAGAGAAATTCCGCTTCATTCCATCGCTGATAAAGCCAATTTTGCTAAAAAGGCCTTAGAATATCTCAATACCATGCCCAAAGGTCTTTTCTATCAGCTTCTCATCAAAGAACTTGCCAAGCGGCTAGCGGTAGAAATTGATGAAATCCATTCGCTTATTGAAGACAATGAAGACAATTCAGAAAAGGGACGTACTTCACCAAATCATTCCTCTTCACCTTCGCAAGTGCTTTCTCTAGCTTATCATGCGATATCTATTTTGGCACAAATACCTTCGTTAGTTGCTCTAATTCCAAAGGATTTCCTTCCTATTAGTATTAGTAACATGCCCGATATGCAATTGCTTTTTAAAGTTGTCACGCTTTTAACCAAGCAGCAGATTAACTCAACGGCTGAGTTGCTGGCTCTATGGCCCGACTCTCAAGAACACCAACTAATTGCGGATTTAGTGGGACGGCGTCTCCTCGAAGAAGCCCGTTTATCAACAGACGATTTAGCCATTGAACTCAAAGACGCCATTCAACGTCTTAAAGAACAAGCTGAAAAAGAAAAAACATGGCAGCTCTTAAGAAGAAAGAACTTGAAGAAAGAACTTGACGAAACAGTCAACTGA